The following are from one region of the Pygocentrus nattereri isolate fPygNat1 chromosome 20, fPygNat1.pri, whole genome shotgun sequence genome:
- the adamtsl2 gene encoding ADAMTS-like protein 2 isoform X3: protein MMRSCSRAQYGERCMVLLGLITLAFSLSNISTRGQDEGVASNSLEDGLEVTTYWWGEWAKWTACTRTCGGGVMSQERHCLKQRKKATTGKDNMTCTGNAKRYHLCNTKECPSTGRSFREEQCWSFNSQVYNGKYYHWKPLYPDDYVHISSNPCDLHCTTSDGQRQLMVPARDGTSCKYSSYRGVCVDGRCEPIGCDGVLFSPNTLDKCGVCKGDGSSCSRVTGNFRRGASSLGYSFITQIPEGSWDIQIIERKKSADILAVTDQAGNFFFNGAYKADSPQNFHVAGTIFKYRRPTDVYETGIEYIVAKGPIDQPINVLVWNQNGRNPYITYEYTVMRDPLAPVSQPPIYTGSDRGSSHHSSMEIDTVLPHNESAYDKAVPGMERKQVRTQGIEPSKAERQQPGQETNEVYEETAAIDCEQDAPTPPQYPGGNSSWPSGVVAPGIVPASRPAEEMVDSENLIWRMFLRQRMHVNISTNQLLGEGEGLFPEVEPVELDYSSTEQGNLTGSFLEFTLGRRRNDTGDLFQNRTLIPSLRSSNRTNRTRSHQRLLQKNKLSAADMYRWKLSSQEPCSMTCSIGVAKSFAMCVRYDGVEVDDTYCDALTRPEPVHDFCIGRECQPRWEASSWSECSRTCGEGFQFRQVRCWKMLAPGLDSSVYSDLCTDAELERPPERRPCKSPTCGPQWEVAEWLECPAKCGRRSLVTREVRCSDEIRPCDEATRPPSAKNCTGPPCERQWTVSEWGPCSGTCGQGKMVRHVYCKTPEGRVVPESQCSPENKPLAIHPCGDKECPPHWLTQDWERCNTTCGRGVKRRTVLCAGITGGKFQIHEDEECDASKRPTDEDTCFERPCFKWYTTPWSECTKTCSVGVRMRDVKCYQGRELVRGCDPLTKPVNKQTCALQPCPTEPPDENCQDRPTTNCSLALKVNLCSHWYYSKACCHSCRNLRAS from the exons GATGAGGAGCTGTTCAAGGGCCCAGTATGGGGAGCGCTGTATGGTCCTCTTGGGTCTCATAACCTTGGCTTTTTCTCTGAGCAACATCTCAACTAGAGGACAG GATGAGGGTGTTGCCTCTAACAGTCTGGAAGACGGACTGGAGGTGACTACATATTGGTGGGGGGAATGGGCTAAGTGGACAGCTTGCACACGCACTTGCGGAGGGGGGGTCATGTCTCAGGAGAGACACTGTCTCAAGCAAAG aaagaaagcaacTACTGGTAAGGACAACATGACATGCACAGGCAATGCAAAAAGGTACCACCTCTGCAATACAAAG GAGTGTCCCTCAACTGGAAGGAGTTTCAGAGAGGAGCAGTGCTGGTCGTTCAACTCTCAGGTGTACAATGGAAAATATTACCACTGGAAACCCCTTTACCCAG ATGACTACGTTCATATCTCCAGCAATCCCTGTGACCTTCACTGCACTACATCGGATGGTCAGAGACAGCTGATGGTCCCTGCCCGTGATGGAACGTCCTGCAAATATAGCAGTTACAGGGGAGTCTGTGTTGATGGCAGGTGTGAG CCTATTGGATGTGATGGTGTCCTCTTCTCTCCCAATACACTGGACaagtgtggtgtgtgtaaaGGAGATGGGAGCAGCTGTAGTAGGGTAACAGGAAACTTCCGCCGTGGGGCCTCCAGCCTTG GATATTCCTTCattactcagatcccagagggCTCATGGGACATCCAGATCATTGAGAGAAAGAAGTCTGCAGATATACTGG CTGTGACTGACCAGGCAGGGAATTTCTTCTTCAATGGTGCATACAAAGCAGACAGCCCTCAGAACTTCCATGTGGCAGGCACTATCTTCAAGTACCGGAGGCCCACCGATGTCTATGAGACGGGGATTGAGTACATCGTGGCGAAAGGGCCCATCGACCAGCCCATCAATGTTCTG GTCTGGAACCAGAATGGCCGCAACCCTTATATCACTTACGAATACACAGTGATGCGAGACCCCCTTGCTCCAGTATCTCAACCACCCATTTACACCGGCTCAGACAGGGGCTCCAGCCACCACAGTTCCATGGAGATCGACACCGTGTTGCCCCACAACGAGAGCGCATATGACAAAGCTGTCCCTGGGATGGAGAGGAAGCAGGTGCGGACGCAGGGCATAGAGCCAAGTAAAGCGGAGAGACAGCAGCCTGGCCAGGAGACCAATGAAGTGTATGAGGAGACAGCTGCCATAGACTGTGAGCAGGATGCTCCAACACCACCTCAGTATCCGG gtgGCAACAGCAGCTGGCCAAGTGGAGTGGTTGCCCCTGGCATTGTGCCTGCCAGCAGACCAGCAGAGGAGATGGTGGACTCTGAGAACCTCATATGGAGAATGTTTCTCAGGCAGCGTATGCATGTTAAcatctcaaccaatcagcttcttGGTGAGGGCGAAGGCCTCTTCCCTGAAGTAGAGCCAGTGGAGTTAGACTACAGTAGCACAGAGCAAGGGAACCTTACCGGTTCCTTTCTTGAGTTTACGCTGGGCCGCCGACGCAATGACACGGGAGACCTGTTCCAGAACAGGACTCTGATCCCCAGCTTAAGGAGCAGCAACCGCACAAATCGCACCAG GAGTCACCAGAGATTGCTACAGAAGAACAAACTGAGTGCAGCAGATATGTATCGCTGGAAACTGTCCTCTCAAGAGCCATGTAGTATGACCTGCTCGATAG GTGTGGCAAAGTCGTTTGCTATGTGTGTGCGATATGATGGTGTGGAGGTGGATGACACTTACTGTGATGCTTTGACTCGGCCTGAACCTGTGCATGACTTCTGCATTGGAAGGGAGTGCCAGCCTAG GTGGGAGGCCAGCAGCTGGAGTGAGTGCTCTCGGACGTGTGGTGAAGGTTTTCAGTTCAGGCAGGTGCGCTGCTGGAAAATGCTGGCGCCTGGCCTGGACAGCTCAGTCTACAGTGACCTGTGTACAGACGCTGAGCTAGAACGCCCCCCAGAGCGCAGGCCCTGCAAGAGCCCCACCTGTGGCCCGCAGTGGGAGGTAGCTGAGTGGTTAGAG tgtcCAGCAAAATGTGGTCGTAGAAGCTTGGTAACCCGTGAGGTCAGGTGTTCAGATGAGATCAGGCCATGTGATGAGGCGACCCGCCCTCCATCTGCCAAGAACTGCACCGGTCCACCTTGCGAGCGCCAGTGGACAGTGTCTGAGTGGGGGCCG TGCTCAGGTACATGTGGGCAAGGGAAGATGGTTCGGCATGTGTATTGCAAAACACCAGAGGGCCGAGTGGTGCCCGAATCCCAGTGTTCACCTGAGAACAAGCCTCTGGCCATTCATCCCTGCGGAGACAAAGAGTGTCCTCCACACTGGCTGACACAGGACTGGGAAAGG TGCAACACAACATGTGGACGTGGTGTGAAGAGGAGGACTGTGCTCTGCGCTGGCATCACGGGTGGCAAGTTTCAAATCCACGAGGATGAGGAATGTGACGCTAGCAAGAGACCAACGGACGAAGACACATGCTTTGAGAGACCTTGCTTCAAGTGGTACACAACACCTTGGTCTGAG TGCACCAAGACGTGTAGCGTGGGCGTGAGAATGAGAGATGTGAAGTGTTACCAGGGAAGAGAGCTTGTTCGTGGATGTGACCCTCTGACCAAGCCTGTTAACAAGCAGACCTGTGCCCTGCAACCTTGCCCCACCGAACCTCCAG ATGAGAACTGCCAGGACCGTCCCACCACCAACTGCTCTCTGGCTCTGAAGGTCAACCTGTGCAGCCACTGGTATTACAGCAAGGCCTGTTGCCATTCGTGCCGGAATCTACGAGCCTCCTAG